One Cucurbita pepo subsp. pepo cultivar mu-cu-16 unplaced genomic scaffold, ASM280686v2 Cp4.1_scaffold000150, whole genome shotgun sequence genomic window, gatatcagagtcaaacactgGATGGTGCACCAGCAAGGATGCtcggagatggattgtgagatcccacattggttggagaggaaaacgaaacattctttacaagggtgtgaaaacctctccttagtagacgcgttccaaaaccttaagggaaagcctggaagggaaagctcaaataggacaatatgctagtggtgggtttgggctgttacaaatggtatcagagccagacactgggcggtgtgccagcgaggacgctggcccccaagggggggtggattgtgagaacgcacatcggttgaagaggagaacgaagcattccttataagggtgtggaaacctctccctagcagacgcatttcaaaaccttgaagggaagcttagaagggaaagcccgaagaggacaatatctgctagcggtgagctacTTACAATACATCTAGTACTATCGGAGGCATCAAATAAACACCCGaatttgtttccattttcttgGAAAAGGAAAGCCAATTGACTGACAGCTAAAGGGCTAAGTAGGAAATGCACTCAACAAATAGAGCAGATGAGGGATGAAAGTGTTCTACCTGATGAGCCAGAGCATATGCCATAGCTCTCTCACGCTTAGCTGCAGCCTCCTgcctttttaataattttacttGAATTTCTTCAACCGATCCAACACTGTCGCACCAACCTTCCTGTAACGTAATCACGCTCGGTTAAGAGTAACGTAACCACGCTCGGTTAAGAGTATCACAAAAAGCATTCGGCTATCAGTTATATGTTATAAAGACATCAAGCAATGTAATATTGTGACACAAGTCCAAAATGGAATCCTGTTCTTTCTATTATCTCGTTTTCTATCGGGATAGGCGGCTAATACTATTCTAATAAGTTCAGTCGTGAAAGTGAAACTCGCCCTGTGGTCGGCCTTGTTTTGGACGGTAGAACGGGGAGAATTATATCCTTACGGCAAAATAAGTTTGACCATCTAAAATTGATCTAGTCTAACTATAAAAATGCACATACAAGTATACAATGTTTTATGTTTGTAATcacacaaaaaaattattgttcttaCTTCAATTTCACGAACACGGGCTTGGTTTTCAAGTTGTTGTTGAATTTTCTGCTGTGCAGTTTCACTTTCCAATGCAATACGTACACGCCTTGCTCGAACACGAGCCTGGACTCTCACTAAAGCTTGCATACAGCGAAGAGTTATTGCAGCTTGTTTTCTGACAGCATGACCCCTAACAAGAGCTTGAAGTCTAACCAATCCCTTCAGAGCTCGGAGAGCTCTTCTAGCCTGAATGgaaattttcattgtttcattacaaaaatagataGCTGAAAAActttaaagtaaaatatagCAGACATTATGCGTGGCAATACCAGAAACGATCGAAACATTGTTTGGATACGTATAGCCGCCTGTTCTTCGATATCATTCTGTCGACTACGCAATGCATCACATGTTTGAAGTGAACCAGAAGGAATAGAAGCGGCTTCTGGATCCGAAAGGGCATTGGACTCTTCAACAAATGGGGTAAAGTTTGAATTGAACTCGTGCTGAAGTTTATCAGCATCGATATCAACAGAATGCTTTCTCCGATGCCAAAACTTGTTCGTAACTGTTCTCTGTATGATTAAAGGGATAACGTATTTCAATTAGTTCGcaagaaaaaatcaagaacGTAACTGGAGATTCAACCATCTGTCTTCAGGGGGAAAAGACGAGCGTATACAGAGGCATAAAAGTTTCTAAGAGTAATTAAGGTCTACAATAGTAGAAGTTTCAACGCCCACTCTTCCCTAATCGACCGACCCCAAGTCACTGAGCATGAAAGATGCTCGAAATCCTTGCAGCCACAGCCTAAACTTCCCACCTTCCCACAAAGGGGATCATATTGATCACAAAACCAATGCTAATTAGCTACCTGATTCTAGCAGAATATGCATGAAATGGCTGTGTGGCATCAAGATAATGCGTAACGAAAAAGTTTATTGGTATCTTCTTTTTACAAAGCAATGTAGCTTCGACGGGTGATTTAACCGACACTACTTTTTCTTCCGTTGCGAAAAAAGTACTCCATTTTTTACGTGAATCGTTATGCTATAATTGCCAACAAACTTGCTTTCAAAGAGATTATTTTTGGGACTTATATCCTTTTGGTTCCAAATGTTACATTTTTACTCCTAGGTTTTGAGTTTAGCTACGTTTCAAAATGTTACATTTTTACCTTGAGTAAGGGTAAAAGTGCAACATTTTGAAATCGAGGAACCAAAACGGGAACTATACTCGAAACTCAAGGGCTAAAAAGGAAGTTTTCTCATTACTTTTTCGAAGAAACTTCGCATGAGTCTAACAAAAGTTATAGTTCTAACTTTAGGTGTTAATTAGCTTCCTTTCACATACGGAACTATGAAATTCAAACTCGTGTGACAAATAGATAGatcaagtaataagtaaaaacaaaaattatcaTCGAACATTGATGGGAAGGGTATAGATACCGCATTTTCGTCATGTTCTGATGACTGAGATTTTTCCGATTTCTTCGAACCGACCAACGCTTTGAACCATTTTCCTGAAACACCCATGGTGCATTCAATAGTGTTGGCTAAGAACAGACCAACAGCTAGAAACTGTGGTTCAAAAAGAACAtgttagaaaagaaaacaagaaagtaaATACTGCACAAGGAAAAGTAGTTCGTTGCATGTTCTAAAAATGAACAAacttagggtgtggaaacctctccatagcagacgcgttttaaaaccttgagggaagcctggaagggaaagctcaaagaggataatatatgctagcggtgggcttgggcttgggctgttacaaatggtatcagagccagacaccgggcggtgtgcaagcgagaatgctgggccaccaagggggtgaattgtgagatcccacattggttggagaggggaacgaagcatttcttacaagggtgtgaaaacctctccctagtagacatgttttaaaatcttgagggaaagcccaaaaagaacaatatctgctagcagtaaacttaggctgttacaaatggtatcagagccagacattgagCTGAGCCTCCAACGGGGTagagtgtgaaaacatctccttagcagacgcgttttaaaaccttgagggaaagcccaaagaggacaatatctactagcggtgggctttaCATCTTCATATTAAccaaatgaacaaaagaaaactataGTTGAATGTGAAGAGGCACCAACCTCAACAATTTTGGATCACCACACTTCAACGCAGTCAATCAAGTTCGTTTCAGTTACCACGATTCCGAACTTCCCAGACTTCTCGCAACCTATAGAGAACAGAAGATGAACTTCACCATTAAAAACATTCCCACCACAATATTGATAGAGATAAAGTTTACAAACtcccaaacaaaaatttacaaGTTTAAGGTAGCAAAATGAAGTTCCCATATCATGAATTCCATCCTCCTATATGAATGTTCATCTCAATATGAGTAGTAATGATATCAGGTGGGTGACCCAACACAAGAAAAACATTAACAAAAGGATAACTTCATGAACATGCATCAATGATGAACAATTCTGCAAGAGAAATATAGAGGCCTGGCCTTGTTCTTGAGCACATTTATTAGgaaccaaaacaaataaaagaattccCAGAAGACTCGAGAACACCGAAACCTATAGTAAAACCCCCAAATGCAAATTACATCCTCCTACA contains:
- the LOC111784058 gene encoding protein IQ-DOMAIN 1-like, with amino-acid sequence MGVSGKWFKALVGSKKSEKSQSSEHDENARTVTNKFWHRRKHSVDIDADKLQHEFNSNFTPFVEESNALSDPEAASIPSGSLQTCDALRSRQNDIEEQAAIRIQTMFRSFLARRALRALKGLVRLQALVRGHAVRKQAAITLRCMQALVRVQARVRARRVRIALESETAQQKIQQQLENQARVREIEEGWCDSVGSVEEIQVKLLKRQEAAAKRERAMAYALAHQWQAGSRQQAALSEFEPDKSSWGWNWLERWMAVRPWENRFLDINLRDGVMIRENRSAEGKSNTKSYSKTTGKKPNLVTDQSNLSSQKTAASHSDGYGSSSPTQSPGIVEVSSAQIQKPKYKVRTERPFDEVKPKVDTGLRSHSNPKERSTPLVKNAKKRLSMPNNVADPGSQNQRARNSNRTAGKVTVTKSINDKPKPIARGDSKSANPRSQN